A single genomic interval of Alligator mississippiensis isolate rAllMis1 chromosome 15, rAllMis1, whole genome shotgun sequence harbors:
- the MSTO1 gene encoding protein misato homolog 1 has translation MAVVTLQLGPYAGFVGAHWWQLQSRAGAGAELRADALHRAGRARDPRAPRLVLLDLRGSLGSLRRDGSSSRDAGSDGAAAWHGSTTRHQGPPAQDAAPRGLGGQENTSSDGDTGLGALPLDKDASQNACHLEGRGQVWSDYLRVHLHPRSIFEIQRYNHDGDSNRLEAFGQGESLLSEPTYLEELEDKLHFFIEECDYLQGFQILCDMHDGFSGVGAKVTELLCDEYSGRGILSWGLTPIISNTGDPCKDFYRLMNTVLGTVHVSSHSSLFCPLSLNGSLGLRPQAPITLPYIHYDASLNYHSSAILAAALETMTVPYRLHTSQLSMMQLAEALNFSGRKVVAAGAAVPFSVSHGHSLPDALCSYQHAVPWKPLSSCGEQKDSFCFAQSVVLRGIGKENHISNPPPGTQPSSALHVYETGEEVLGNYLNMLSPGTLSISHLLQSPCKVQSPYPQFFSPLLNEQGFLLDKPRSHSAVVESIPVLTALQSSPVLHTALYNLYKELQKVDVRRWASFFAAGVELDDFQEALHELRTLSQCYKRNSEPDESEDEADSD, from the exons ATGGCGGTGGTGACACTGCAGCTCGGGCCCTACGCGGGCTTCGTGGGCGCgcactggtggcagctgcagtcgcgcgccggggccggggccgagctGCGGGCGGACGCGCTGCACCGGGCCGGGCGCGCCCGCGACCCCCGCGCGCCGCGCCTCGTGCTGCTGGACCTGCGAG gcagcctgggcagcttgCGGCGCGACGGCAGCTCATCGCGGGACGCCGGGAGCGACGGCGCCGCGGCCTG GCACGGCAGCACGACGCGGCACCAGGGGCCTCCTGCCCAGGACGCGGCCCCGCGGGGTCTCGGTGGACAG GAAAACACATCTTCTGATGGAGACACTGGTCTCGGAGCACTTCCTCTGGATAAAG ATGCGTCCCAGAACGCTTGCCATCTGGAGGGCAGAGGACAAGTTTGGTCTGATTACCTTAGAGTGCACTTACATCCTAGGAGCATCTTTGAGATACAGCGGTACAATCACGATGG GGATTCCAATCGCCTGGAAGCCTTTGGGCAGGGTGAAAGTCTCCTGAGTGAGCCCACGTACCTAGAAGAGTTGGAAGATAAACTGCACTTCTTTATAGAGGAGTGTGATTATCTGCAG GGTTTTCAGATTCTCTGTGACATGCATGATGGATTCTCTGGGGTTGGAGCCAAAGTGACTGAACTGCTCTGCGATGAATATTCAGGGAGAGGAATCCTGTCCTGGGGGTTAACACCAATAATTTCTAATACTGGA GATCCCTGCAAGGATTTTTACAGGCTTATGAACACAGTGTTGGGAACTGTCCACGTCTCCAGTCACAGCTCGCTCTTTTGCCCCCTGTCACTCAATGGAAGCCTGGGCCTCAGGCCACAAGCACCCATTACATTACCATACATACATTATGAT GCCTCTCTAAACTATCACAGCAGTGCAATCTTGGCAGCAGCACTGGAGACCATGACTGTTCCCTACAGACTCCATACTTCTCAGCTCTCCATGATGCAGCTCGCAGAAGCACTGAACTTCTCTGGGAGAAAG gtggtggctgcaggggctgcgGTACCCTTTTCTGTATCACATGGTCATTCTCTGCCAGATGCTTTGTGCAGCTATCAGCATGCAGTGCCATGGAAACCTTTGTCTTCATGTGGGGAGCAAAAGGACAGTTTCTGTTTTGCTCAATCTGTTGTGCTGAGAGGAATTGGCAAAGAGAATCACATCAG TAATCCTCCTCCTGGGACACAACCTAGTTCTGCCCTCCACGTTTATGAAACTGGAGAGGAGGTTCTGGGAAACTACTTAAAtatgctgtcccctggaacattAAG CATTTCACATTTGCTCCAGAGCCCATGTAAAGTGCAGTCCCCATATCcccagtttttttcccctcttctgaaCGAACAAGGTTTTCTCCTGGACAAGCCTCGCTCCCATTCAGCAG TTGTTGAAAGTATTCCTGTACTAACAGCACTGCAGTCCTCACCTGTTCTGCATACAGCACTCTACAATTTATACAAGGAACTACAGAAGGTAGATGTGCGGCGCTGGGCTAGCTTTTTTGCTGCAGGAGTTGAACTTGATGACTTTCAGGAAGCCCTGCATGAATTAAGAACTCTATCCCAATGCTATAAAAGAAATTCGGAGCCAGATGAGTCAGAGGATGAAGCTGACTCAGACTAA
- the DAP3 gene encoding small ribosomal subunit protein mS29 isoform X3 yields MLRGLSSAVRRGPKLYAGRFLHITARICLNATVTQDVQIPEEKPRAIFRTSERDPANHTEQHDGQHYSIPLEEVKVVFPHGLPRRFKQQIGTFREACLMVRKPALELLGYLKSTNFAQPAIRYVLYGERGTGKTMTLCYAVHYCVKQGWVVLHIPDAHLLVKNCKELLKSSYKKERFDQPLEASSWLKNFKTSNEHLLREIKTQQKYVWNKWDSTEEGTPLSEMLEQISPEELALVHNLRKMVMNDWSGGAIVTTVCQTGSVYKPYAAYLPHELLGSEGFSTLEPFLPIQVAKYTEKEFESCYQYYLDSKWLQHEKARTPDGRAELLYLSDANPGRLERLAAML; encoded by the exons tTGTATGCTGGACGTTTTCTCCACATCACTGCCAGGATTTGCTTAAATGCTACTGTTACTCAGGATGTCCAAATCCCTGAAGAGAAACCCCGGGCAATTTTCCGTACTAGTGAGCGCGACCCG GCCAACCATACAGAGCAACATGACGGTCAGCACTATAGCATCCCACTAGAGGAGGTGAAGGTGGTGTTTCCCCATGGACTGCCCCGCCGGTTCAAACAGCAG atTGGGACCTTCAGAGAAGCCTGTCTGATGGTGCGGAAACCAGCTCTAGAGCTTCTCGGTTACCTAAAAAGCACCAACTTTGCCCAGCCAGCCATCAGATATGTCCTCT ATGGAGAGAGGGGAACTGGAAAAACAATGACGCTGTGCTATGCTGTTCATTACTGTGTaaagcagggctgggtggtgctGCACATTCCAGATG CTCATCTCTTGGTAAAGAACTGTAAGGAGCTTCTGAAGTCTTCCTATAAAAAAGAACGGTTTGACCAACCTTTGGAAGCATCTTCCTGGCTCAAGAATTTCAAAACTTCAAATGAACACTTACTGAGAGAG ataaaaacacaacaaaaatacGTGTGGAACAAGTGGGATAGCACTGAAGAAGGCACACCACTGAGTGAAATGTTAGAACAG ATTTCTCCAGAGGAATTGGCTCTGGTCCACAACCTGAGGAAGATGGTGATGAATGACTGG AGTGGAGGTGCCATTGTGACTACTGTTTGCCAGACAGGCTCCGTCTACAAACCATACGCTGCTTATTTACCCCATGAGCTGCTGGGAAGT gaGGGCTTCAGTACCTTGGAACCGTTCCTTCCCATCCAGGTTGCCAAGTACACTGAAAAGGAATTTGAGAGCTGTTACCAGTATTATCTGGACAGCAAGTGGCTTCAACATGAAAAAG CGCGGACGCCGGACGGGAGAGCGGAGCTGCTGTACTTGAGCGACGCCAACCCCGGGCGGCTGGAGCGGCTGGCGGCCATGCTGTGA
- the DAP3 gene encoding small ribosomal subunit protein mS29 isoform X1, with product MLRGLSSAVRRGPKLYAGRFLHITARICLNATVTQDVQIPEEKPRAIFRTSERDPANHTEQHDGQHYSIPLEEVKVVFPHGLPRRFKQQIGTFREACLMVRKPALELLGYLKSTNFAQPAIRYVLYGERGTGKTMTLCYAVHYCVKQGWVVLHIPDAHLLVKNCKELLKSSYKKERFDQPLEASSWLKNFKTSNEHLLREIKTQQKYVWNKWDSTEEGTPLSEMLEQGITRVKTATDVMGVVFKELKRQSSLGSFKLLVAVDGVNALWGRTALRKRDKTFISPEELALVHNLRKMVMNDWSGGAIVTTVCQTGSVYKPYAAYLPHELLGSEGFSTLEPFLPIQVAKYTEKEFESCYQYYLDSKWLQHEKARTPDGRAELLYLSDANPGRLERLAAML from the exons tTGTATGCTGGACGTTTTCTCCACATCACTGCCAGGATTTGCTTAAATGCTACTGTTACTCAGGATGTCCAAATCCCTGAAGAGAAACCCCGGGCAATTTTCCGTACTAGTGAGCGCGACCCG GCCAACCATACAGAGCAACATGACGGTCAGCACTATAGCATCCCACTAGAGGAGGTGAAGGTGGTGTTTCCCCATGGACTGCCCCGCCGGTTCAAACAGCAG atTGGGACCTTCAGAGAAGCCTGTCTGATGGTGCGGAAACCAGCTCTAGAGCTTCTCGGTTACCTAAAAAGCACCAACTTTGCCCAGCCAGCCATCAGATATGTCCTCT ATGGAGAGAGGGGAACTGGAAAAACAATGACGCTGTGCTATGCTGTTCATTACTGTGTaaagcagggctgggtggtgctGCACATTCCAGATG CTCATCTCTTGGTAAAGAACTGTAAGGAGCTTCTGAAGTCTTCCTATAAAAAAGAACGGTTTGACCAACCTTTGGAAGCATCTTCCTGGCTCAAGAATTTCAAAACTTCAAATGAACACTTACTGAGAGAG ataaaaacacaacaaaaatacGTGTGGAACAAGTGGGATAGCACTGAAGAAGGCACACCACTGAGTGAAATGTTAGAACAG GGTATAACTCGAGTGAAGACTGCCACTGATGTTATGGGGGTTGTGTTTAAAGAGTTAAAGAGGCAGAGTTCCCTTGGTTCATTTAAACTTCTGGTGGCAGTGGATGGAGTCAATGCCCTCTGGGGAAGGACAGCACTGAGGAAGAGAGACAAAACCTTT ATTTCTCCAGAGGAATTGGCTCTGGTCCACAACCTGAGGAAGATGGTGATGAATGACTGG AGTGGAGGTGCCATTGTGACTACTGTTTGCCAGACAGGCTCCGTCTACAAACCATACGCTGCTTATTTACCCCATGAGCTGCTGGGAAGT gaGGGCTTCAGTACCTTGGAACCGTTCCTTCCCATCCAGGTTGCCAAGTACACTGAAAAGGAATTTGAGAGCTGTTACCAGTATTATCTGGACAGCAAGTGGCTTCAACATGAAAAAG CGCGGACGCCGGACGGGAGAGCGGAGCTGCTGTACTTGAGCGACGCCAACCCCGGGCGGCTGGAGCGGCTGGCGGCCATGCTGTGA
- the DAP3 gene encoding small ribosomal subunit protein mS29 isoform X2 — protein sequence MLRGLSSAVRRGPKLYAGRFLHITARICLNATVTQDVQIPEEKPRAIFRTSERDPANHTEQHDGQHYSIPLEEVKVVFPHGLPRRFKQQIGTFREACLMVRKPALELLGYLKSTNFAQPAIRYVLYGERGTGKTMTLCYAVHYCVKQGWVVLHIPDAHLLVKNCKELLKSSYKKERFDQPLEASSWLKNFKTSNEHLLREIKTQQKYVWNKWDSTEEGTPLSEMLEQGITRVKTATDVMGVVFKELKRQSSLGSFKLLVAVDGVNALWGRTALRKRDKTFISPEELALVHNLRKMVMNDWSGGAIVTTVCQTGSVYKPYAAYLPHELLGSEGFSTLEPFLPIQVAKYTEKEFESCYQYYLDSKWLQHEKEKPPTNNR from the exons tTGTATGCTGGACGTTTTCTCCACATCACTGCCAGGATTTGCTTAAATGCTACTGTTACTCAGGATGTCCAAATCCCTGAAGAGAAACCCCGGGCAATTTTCCGTACTAGTGAGCGCGACCCG GCCAACCATACAGAGCAACATGACGGTCAGCACTATAGCATCCCACTAGAGGAGGTGAAGGTGGTGTTTCCCCATGGACTGCCCCGCCGGTTCAAACAGCAG atTGGGACCTTCAGAGAAGCCTGTCTGATGGTGCGGAAACCAGCTCTAGAGCTTCTCGGTTACCTAAAAAGCACCAACTTTGCCCAGCCAGCCATCAGATATGTCCTCT ATGGAGAGAGGGGAACTGGAAAAACAATGACGCTGTGCTATGCTGTTCATTACTGTGTaaagcagggctgggtggtgctGCACATTCCAGATG CTCATCTCTTGGTAAAGAACTGTAAGGAGCTTCTGAAGTCTTCCTATAAAAAAGAACGGTTTGACCAACCTTTGGAAGCATCTTCCTGGCTCAAGAATTTCAAAACTTCAAATGAACACTTACTGAGAGAG ataaaaacacaacaaaaatacGTGTGGAACAAGTGGGATAGCACTGAAGAAGGCACACCACTGAGTGAAATGTTAGAACAG GGTATAACTCGAGTGAAGACTGCCACTGATGTTATGGGGGTTGTGTTTAAAGAGTTAAAGAGGCAGAGTTCCCTTGGTTCATTTAAACTTCTGGTGGCAGTGGATGGAGTCAATGCCCTCTGGGGAAGGACAGCACTGAGGAAGAGAGACAAAACCTTT ATTTCTCCAGAGGAATTGGCTCTGGTCCACAACCTGAGGAAGATGGTGATGAATGACTGG AGTGGAGGTGCCATTGTGACTACTGTTTGCCAGACAGGCTCCGTCTACAAACCATACGCTGCTTATTTACCCCATGAGCTGCTGGGAAGT gaGGGCTTCAGTACCTTGGAACCGTTCCTTCCCATCCAGGTTGCCAAGTACACTGAAAAGGAATTTGAGAGCTGTTACCAGTATTATCTGGACAGCAAGTGGCTTCAACATGAAAAAG AAAAACCCCCGACAAACAACCGTTAG